The following proteins are co-located in the Hydrogenophaga sp. RAC07 genome:
- a CDS encoding integration host factor subunit alpha, which produces MELAVESLETPALTKAQLAEMLFDQIGLNKRESKDMIDAFFDLVTDSLVEGTDVKISGFGNFQIRTKAPRPGRNPRTGEPVAIEARRVVTFHASPKLKEQVQTAVIGV; this is translated from the coding sequence ATGGAACTCGCAGTTGAAAGCCTGGAAACCCCGGCACTGACCAAAGCCCAACTGGCCGAGATGCTGTTTGACCAGATCGGTCTGAACAAGCGGGAGTCCAAGGACATGATCGACGCCTTTTTCGATCTCGTCACCGACAGCCTGGTCGAGGGCACCGATGTGAAGATTTCGGGCTTTGGCAATTTTCAGATCCGCACCAAGGCGCCACGCCCCGGTCGCAACCCGCGCACCGGCGAGCCGGTGGCCATTGAAGCTCGCCGCGTGGTCACCTTCCACGCCAGCCCCAAGCTCAAGGAACAGGTGCAGACCGCCGTGATCGGCGTTTGA
- a CDS encoding pyridoxamine 5'-phosphate oxidase family protein, translating into MNTEPQVTEAELVHRIWTELQRATVDRHHEWRTPVLATTGLDGLPQARTVVLRTADATASQLSFFTDCRSPKVAELRATPTAAFVFWSHRLNWQLRLRVGTQVHVDGSLVDAAWARVSPSTAASDYRAPQAPGSTLHALADPQPGTHHLAVVTARIEHIDWLELAREGHRRARLTQNTLAWLVP; encoded by the coding sequence GTGAACACCGAACCCCAAGTCACCGAAGCCGAACTGGTCCACCGCATCTGGACCGAACTGCAACGCGCGACGGTGGACCGGCACCACGAATGGCGCACGCCGGTGCTGGCCACCACCGGGCTGGACGGTCTGCCCCAGGCCCGTACCGTGGTGCTGCGCACGGCCGATGCCACGGCTTCACAACTCAGCTTTTTCACCGACTGCCGCAGCCCCAAGGTGGCGGAGCTGCGGGCCACACCCACCGCCGCCTTCGTGTTCTGGAGCCACCGTTTGAACTGGCAGCTGCGCCTGCGGGTCGGCACGCAGGTACACGTTGATGGTTCTTTGGTCGACGCGGCCTGGGCGCGTGTCAGCCCGTCGACCGCTGCGAGCGACTACCGCGCCCCGCAAGCGCCGGGTTCGACCTTGCATGCCCTTGCAGACCCCCAACCGGGCACGCACCACCTGGCCGTGGTAACCGCGCGCATCGAACACATCGACTGGCTGGAGCTGGCCCGCGAAGGCCACCGGCGCGCCCGCCTGACCCAGAACACCCTGGCGTGGCTTGTGCCCTGA
- a CDS encoding MerR family transcriptional regulator produces MEKTLPPIPAKRYFTIGEVGELCGVKPHVLRYWEQEFTQLRPMKRRGNRRYYQHHEVLMIRRIRELLYDQGFTISGARNKLQELVQAEREKRRGEDEDEAIDVIDLDAVIHDEAPTSTNERSHEVIAGTGLLVHEVRRELLEIRELLRHTV; encoded by the coding sequence ATGGAAAAAACGCTCCCTCCCATACCTGCAAAACGCTACTTCACCATCGGTGAAGTCGGCGAATTGTGTGGTGTCAAGCCGCACGTGCTGCGTTACTGGGAGCAGGAGTTCACGCAGCTGCGGCCCATGAAACGGCGCGGCAACCGGCGTTACTACCAGCACCACGAGGTGCTGATGATCCGCCGCATCAGGGAGCTGCTGTACGACCAGGGTTTCACCATCAGCGGAGCGCGCAACAAGCTGCAGGAGCTCGTTCAGGCCGAACGGGAAAAGCGCCGCGGCGAAGACGAAGACGAAGCCATCGATGTGATCGATCTGGATGCCGTGATTCACGACGAAGCGCCCACCTCAACCAACGAACGCAGCCACGAAGTGATTGCAGGTACGGGATTGCTGGTCCATGAGGTCCGCCGTGAGTTGCTCGAAATACGCGAGCTTCTTCGTCACACGGTCTGA
- a CDS encoding TIGR03643 family protein encodes MTAARPVPPAPSNTAELTAGDQSRIIEMAWADEISFEAIRFQFGLDESAVIRFMRRSLKAGSFRLWRRRVEGRSAKHERRLRSR; translated from the coding sequence ATGACGGCTGCCCGACCAGTTCCACCCGCACCCTCTAACACCGCAGAACTCACGGCCGGAGACCAGTCGCGCATCATTGAAATGGCCTGGGCCGACGAGATCTCGTTTGAGGCCATCCGCTTCCAGTTCGGGCTTGATGAATCCGCCGTCATCCGTTTCATGAGACGGTCATTGAAAGCGGGCTCGTTCAGGCTGTGGCGGCGGCGCGTCGAAGGCCGCAGCGCCAAACACGAGCGTCGCCTGCGCTCCCGCTGA
- a CDS encoding hybrid sensor histidine kinase/response regulator — protein MSFRSDPGASSREPIFATMAEHMPGALLQYVLGPGGEHRIGWMSRGCHEIWEVAPQAAEQDADLLWSLVDAQDLVGMRASVLASASTLEDWVHEWRITTASGRRKWLHGTGRPQRMEDGGVFWNTVIVDVTDSKRSGDAMRDSEARFRQLLEYVPNVSVQGYGLDLSTRYWNQASERLYGYSATEAIGKSLLDLIIPPEVHAGVVGAVTEMIESGLPIPSADLTLRRKDGSSVEVYSSHVYLNIPGHEPEFYCIDFDLTERRDSEAIRAQLQAQLRESQKMEALGTLAGGVAHDFNNIVAAIIGNVELALDDVPADSPARTSLTEIRKASRRARDLVQQILAFSRRQLLERQVIELAPVVEESVRLLRATLPAGVNLSLHIGPDVPRVLADATQIEQVLLNLCTNAWQAVRGAAQGHVAVRLEAHQGPVVGAAQTAWARLTVSDNGQGMSDETRARMFEPFFTTKPPGTGTGLGLAVVHGILRDHEAVMEMQSAPGEGSSFSVCFPATVGAASAPPAPMVQQLPPKRAAAPQGAHILYVDDDEMIAFLMKRLLQREGYRLTVFTHAGQALAAVRDHAEPFDLVITDYNMPGMSGLDFARAVKALRPDSPVAITSGYISEELRVQAPAAGVSELIYKPNTVEELFAAVDRLARAVLGPPSHR, from the coding sequence TTGAGCTTCAGATCCGATCCTGGCGCTTCATCTCGCGAGCCGATCTTTGCCACGATGGCCGAGCACATGCCCGGCGCGTTGTTGCAGTATGTGCTGGGGCCCGGGGGAGAGCACCGCATCGGCTGGATGAGCCGGGGCTGCCACGAAATCTGGGAGGTGGCCCCGCAAGCCGCCGAGCAAGACGCCGACCTGCTGTGGTCGCTGGTGGATGCACAGGACCTGGTGGGCATGCGGGCGTCGGTCCTGGCTTCCGCGAGCACGTTGGAGGACTGGGTGCATGAATGGCGCATCACCACGGCGTCGGGCCGTCGCAAGTGGCTGCATGGCACGGGCAGGCCGCAGCGCATGGAAGACGGTGGGGTGTTCTGGAACACCGTCATCGTGGATGTGACCGACAGCAAGCGCTCCGGCGACGCCATGCGCGACAGCGAGGCGCGGTTTCGTCAGCTGCTGGAGTACGTGCCGAATGTGTCGGTGCAGGGCTATGGGCTGGACCTGAGCACCCGCTACTGGAACCAGGCCTCGGAGCGCCTGTACGGCTATTCGGCCACCGAGGCCATTGGAAAGAGCTTGCTGGACCTGATCATTCCGCCCGAAGTGCACGCCGGCGTGGTGGGCGCGGTGACCGAAATGATCGAAAGCGGCCTGCCGATCCCGTCCGCCGATCTCACGCTGCGTCGCAAGGACGGTTCCTCGGTGGAGGTGTATTCCAGCCATGTGTACCTGAACATCCCCGGCCACGAACCCGAGTTCTACTGCATCGACTTTGACCTGACCGAGCGACGGGACTCCGAGGCGATCCGGGCGCAGCTGCAGGCGCAACTGCGCGAGTCGCAAAAGATGGAGGCGCTGGGCACGCTGGCGGGCGGCGTGGCGCACGACTTCAACAACATCGTGGCGGCCATCATCGGCAATGTGGAGCTGGCGCTGGACGATGTGCCCGCCGACAGCCCGGCGCGCACAAGCTTGACGGAGATCCGCAAGGCCAGCCGGCGCGCGCGCGATCTGGTGCAGCAGATCCTCGCCTTCAGCCGACGCCAGCTGCTCGAACGCCAGGTGATCGAACTGGCGCCAGTGGTCGAAGAGTCGGTGCGGTTGTTGCGCGCCACCTTGCCAGCCGGCGTGAACCTGAGCCTGCACATCGGGCCCGACGTGCCGCGTGTGCTGGCCGATGCCACCCAGATCGAACAGGTCCTGCTCAACCTGTGCACCAACGCCTGGCAGGCGGTTCGCGGTGCCGCGCAAGGGCATGTTGCGGTCCGGCTGGAGGCGCATCAAGGCCCTGTGGTGGGCGCGGCGCAGACCGCATGGGCCAGATTGACCGTGAGCGACAACGGGCAGGGCATGAGCGACGAGACGCGTGCGCGCATGTTCGAGCCCTTCTTCACGACCAAGCCGCCCGGGACGGGCACAGGCCTGGGCCTGGCGGTGGTGCATGGCATCTTGCGCGACCACGAAGCGGTGATGGAGATGCAGAGTGCGCCTGGGGAAGGTTCATCCTTTTCGGTCTGCTTTCCGGCCACGGTCGGCGCGGCTTCGGCCCCTCCGGCGCCCATGGTGCAACAACTCCCCCCGAAGCGGGCTGCCGCGCCCCAGGGGGCGCACATTCTGTATGTGGACGACGACGAGATGATCGCGTTCCTCATGAAGCGCCTGCTCCAGCGCGAGGGCTACCGTCTCACGGTGTTCACCCACGCAGGCCAGGCGCTTGCAGCGGTTCGCGACCATGCCGAGCCCTTCGACCTGGTGATCACCGACTACAACATGCCCGGCATGTCGGGGCTGGACTTTGCGCGCGCCGTCAAGGCTCTGCGGCCCGACTCGCCCGTGGCTATCACCTCGGGTTACATCTCCGAAGAACTGCGCGTCCAGGCACCGGCGGCGGGCGTGAGCGAATTGATCTACAAGCCCAACACGGTGGAAGAGTTGTTTGCCGCAGTGGACCGGCTCGCGCGCGCCGTGCTCGGGCCGCCGAGCCATCGATGA